In the Aridibaculum aurantiacum genome, CTGTGCCTGCCAATGCGCCGGCTGCTTCCATAACCGCTGTTAACTGCGGAACACCTGTTCCTGCCACTATACGTGTGGTGCATATAGAGCCTGGTCCTATACCTACTTTTACTGCATCGGCTCCAGCTTCAGCCATGGCACGTGCGCCGGCTGCTGTTCCAATATTTCCGCCAATCACCTGCAGGTTTTTAAAATTCTTCTTCAGCTTCTTTAATGAGTCAATTACGCCTTTGCTGTGACCATGAGCGCTATCCAGCGTTACCACATCTACACCTACTTGTTGCAGGGCAGAAGCACGGTCCAATAGATCTGCGGTAATGCCGAGAGCTGCACCTACCAGCAAGCGGCCATAGTTGTCTTTGTTAGCGCGGGGAAAATTGCGCAAGTGCATTATATCCCTGAAAGTGATCAGGCCTATTAACTTACCTTTCTTATCTACTACCGGCAGTTTTTCAATCTTATGCTTCTCCAGGATCTTTTCCGCTTTTTTCATGTCGGTGCCTTCAGGTGCTGTTACCAGGTTTTCGCTGGTCATCACCTCGCTAACTTTCCGTGTCTTTACTACTTCAAACCTTAGATCGCGATTGGTGATGATACCAACCAGCTTATGGTCATTATCCACAACAGGAAAACCACCTATACGATTTTCTTTCATCAGGCGAAGGGCGTCGCCTATTGTAGCATCAACACCGAGTGTTAGCGGGTCGAGGATCATGCCGCTCTCACTTCTTTTCACCTTGCGTACATGCTCTGCCTGTCGCTCTATGCTCATGTTCTTATGCAGTATACCAATACCACCTTCGCGGGCAAGTGCTATAGCTAGGGGAGCTTCAGTTACAGTGTCCATTGCTGCAGAAAGCATTGGAACATTTAAGCGAATGGACTTTGTAAGCTGTGCGCTGATATCTACATCGCGTGGAAGCACCTGGCTATAAGCAGGCACCAGTAGCACATCATCGAACGTTAAGCCTTCTGATAATAATCTTTGGGAATTTGTAGGAGAGGGGGAGATACGTTTGTTTGCCATGAGCAAAGATAGAGGCGTGAACAAATATCAGGCAAATAAAAGTTGAGAGGGAGGTGTTACTTAATCATTATCAAAAGGGAGTTTTACAAATACCTGCAGTTTAAAAAATTAGTTTACCAGCAATCAAAGCATTACTTGTACTAAAAGAATAGTATCTAATACAAAATCATTTTTACCAGTTTGCTATCAGGCTGCTCCTGTATTTTTACGGCAATTATAATTAGCAAAATATTCTTTCGTTGAAACGATATACCTCTTTACTATATTCCTTGCTTACTGGTTTACTACTGGTTTTTGCATGGCCTGATTCCTATTTTACCGCTCTTATTTTTATAGCCTGGATACCGCTGTTGCTGTTGGCTGATAAAGAGAAAAACGTGTACAGGTTTTTCCTGTTTTGCCTGTTGTCTATGTTTATCTGGAATGCCGGCACCACCTGGTGGATCTGGAACTCTACACCAGAAGGAGCCATAGGCGCTATCATAGCCAATAGCTTCTTGATGTGCTTGCCGCTGTGGGGCGCATACTTGTTCAATAAAAAATATGGTAACGTAATAGGCGTAACAAGTTTCATTGTTTTCTGGCTCTCTTTCGAGTACATACACCTTAACTGGCAATTGAGCTGGCCCTGGCTTACGCTGGGAAATGTTTTCGCAACACAGCCATCGTGGATACAGTGGTACGAAATAACAGGTGTAAGTGGAGGTAGCTTGTGGGTACTGCTGGTAAATATTTTACTTTTTTCCTGTTATAAAAAGATCAATCGAAAGAAGTTGATCGCGGCTGTAGGTGTTTTGGTACTGCCATTTGTAGCATCATTTGCTCTTACTCCCAACGCTGCTGAACTAGAGGCTGCTGCCAATACCAATGTGGTTATTGTTCAGCCAAATATTGATCCTTACAGTGAAAAGTTTGACATGGCCAGTACCGAAGGACAGATCAAAAAGCTGATCGATCTTTCGGAGCAGGCAATGGATGAAAACACACGCCTGGTGTTGTGGCCCGAGACTGCTTTGCCCGTAGGCGTATGGCAGAATGAAGTGCAGCAAAATCATTATTACCAACCTGTGTTTGAATTTGTGAACCGCCACCCGCAGGTAATGTTGCAAACAGGAATAGAAGCTTACAAAAGTTATGGTACCAATAAGGAAACCATCACTGCACGCAAAAATGAAAGTACCGGCACTTATTACGATGCATTTAATTCATCCGTAATGATAGCGGCTAACCAGCCACTTATATTTTACAATAAAAGTAAGCTGGTACCTGGGGTAGAAACGCTTCCTACTTTCCTGATGTGGCTGGCTGATGTATTTGAACAATTTGGTGGAACTACAGGTGGATACGGAACTGACAGGGAGGCCAATGTTTTCAAAGCGCCTGTTAGTCCTTACGTTACTGCACCTATAATTTGTTACGAAAGTATATATGGGGAATATGTGACCAATTATATTCATAAGGGAAGTAACCTTTTAACCATTATGACCAATGATGGCTGGTGGGCGAATACTCCTGGTCACAGGCAGCACTTGCAGTATGCTAGGCTTAGGGCAATAGAAACAAGGAAGTGGGTAGCCAGGAGTGCGAATACTGGTATATCTGCAGTAATCGATCATTCGGGCACTATCAGGGATTCCCGTCCGTGGGATACCCCTGCAGCCATCAAATTTGCTATTCCTCCCATGCAGGGTGAAACATTTTTTGTTAGGAATGGTGCCTTGATTTTTGGGCTGGCTTTGTTATTGATGGGAGCATTATTACTGTACAACTTTTTGATGATGTTCAGGAAAAAAGTTCTCAAAAAATAGTTCCTCGTTTTTTCCTGGCTCTGCTTCACAAAAGTATTGATGCATGGAAAAAACATTTACCTACCAAAATACTTCTATTAGCTACCACGTGTACGGCACAGGCCAGCCCGTAGTGCTGTTGCATGGCTTTGGCGAAGACCGGAGTATTTGGGCGAACCAGGTAAAGTTCCTCGAACCTCATTGTCGTCTTATTGTTCCTGACCTGCCAGGTACTGGAAAATCAGCTTTGCTTGCGAATGCAACTTCAATTGATGATTATGCTGATTGTATTTTTCACCTGCTTCAACATGAACAAATAAAAGAGCCCATTCTTTTAGGCCACAGTTTGGGGGGATATATTACCCTCGCAATTGTAGAAAAGTTTCCAGCTATTGTAAAAGCGTTTGGTCTTATTCATTCTACCGCGTTTGCCGATTCTGAAGAGAAAAAAAAGGTGCGTGAAAAAGGTGTTCAGATGATAAATGAATACGGTTCATATGCATTTTTAAAAAATACGATTCCTAATTTATTTTCTGATAATTTTAAGAAGAAGAACAACCAGGTAATTCAAGACCTCATCCTGGCCAGTTCTTCCTTCTCTCCTGAAGCTTTGATCCAATATTACCTGGCAATGAAAGACCGGCCAGACAGAACAAGTGTTTTGCAAAATGCTACGGTTCCTGTGCTTTTTGTTATAGGAAAAGAAGATGTAGCCGCACCCCTGGATGATCTTAAAAAACAAACCTCTTTGCCGAAGCAACCGTATGTGCATGTAATGGAAGATGTAGGACATATGGGCATGCTGGAAGCAACCGACCAACTGAATGAGTATATGCTAGAGTTTATTAACAGATAACATGCAGTAGCATGATGAAAATTCTTTTTTTGCTTTTATTGGTCAGTACATCGATCAGTACCTATGCCTCGCACATTACAGGGGGAGAGTTGATGTACACATATATAGGACCCGGCTCTAACCCTGGTACCGACCGCTATAGGATCACCCTACGCTTATTCAGAGATTGTTTTTCAACCGGTCCGCTGCTACAGGGCGAACAAGTAAGGGTTGGTATTTACAATACCCAATCAAACGCACTCATTCATACTCTACAACTTCCTCTTTCATCAGACGTAAGTACACTTGCTTTAAATACAAATAATTTTCCTTGCCTGGTGGGTAGCCCAAAAGTTTGCTACCAGATAGCGTATTATAGCAATGTAATAGACCTTGAACGAAATGCCGGTGGCTATACGCTGGTTCAAACCGCCTGTTGCCGCATTGGGGGTATAACCAATATTGCCAATTCTAATAATGCCGGTGCAACCTATACCACCCGAATTCCAGGAACCGTGCTAATTGGCCAGCAAATCAATAACAGCCCGCAGTTCCAACTACGGGATACAGCGCTTGTTTGCTCTTCAAAAAGTTTTCGCCTTCCATTTACCGCTACCGATGTAGATGGTGATTCACTTAGCTATGCATTCGTGGATGCATATGGAAACGTGACAGCTAATAACCAGCCACTTCCTCCAACATTGGTGTTGAGCAGCGTTGCTTACCAGGGGCAGTATAACGGGCAAAATCCATTGGGTCCTGAAGTTTCCATTAATCCAAGTAATGGATTGATAACAGGTCGTGCGCCAGCCACAGGTAGGTATGTAGTGGCTGTAAGTGTAATAGAGTGGCGCAATGGAAGGGTGATAAACGAACACAGGAAAGATTTTATATTATCCGTTCAGCATTGCGATTTTGTTTCTGCCGAACTTCCTGATTACCGGGTAATCTGTGATGATTTCACCGTAAGCTTTGAAAATGGATCCTATTCATCATTGGTCACATCCTACAGTTGGACTTTTGGTGATCCTACTACTACGTCCGATGTTTCAAATAATCCTGTTCCGTCATATACTTATTCTGATACCGGTATATATCGTGTAAAACTGGTGGTGCAAGGTGGAAATGGATGTGCTGATTCTGCAGAGGCTGATGTAGCTGTTTACCCTGGTTTTGATGTGAAATTTGGTGCTATTCCGCATTGCAGTAACAATCTTTCCCGCTTTTACGACTCTACATCTGCTGCTTATGGTAGTGTGAATTCATGGAAATGGAATTTTGGTGATCCTGCGGTTTTAACTGATACCTCTTCTGTTCGTGATCCATCGTACCGGTATACAGCAGTTGGCTCGTACCCAGTGACCTTGGTGGCTACTTCTACAAAAGGTTGCGTGGACTCTTCTACAAGAAATATTGTGATAAACGACAAGCCTTACTTGCACCTGCCTTTCAAGGATACGGTTGTTTGTGGTTTTGATACGTTACAGTTGTTCGCACAAGGAACAGGTGAATTTAGTTGGGCGCCCAATAATTTTATTTCTAATGCTAATTCGGCTAATCCTCACGTATACCCGCCTTCCAGTGCTATTTATATTGTTACCTTAAATGATAATAATTGTATTGGTAGAGATACAGTGCGCATAACCAAGTTGAACAGCATTACCATGACAACTGGTCGGGATACGCTTATATGTACAACTGATACGCTTGATCTTCGAGCGGTCAGTGCAGCAAACTATTACACATGGGCTCCGGCCAGTTCGGTACGAAGTAGTACATCGGCCAATACTTCCAGTTTGCCATTGAACAACAATACAATGTTTACCGTTACCGGCACTTTAGGAAGGTGTACTGCTTCAGCCAGTTTGCAAGTGCAGGTTGCGCCATACCCAGTAGCAAATGCAGGTGCAGATGTAAGCATATGCCCTGATTCAAAGGTTCAGCTACAGGGGGCGGTACAGGGTGATGGTTTTTCCTGGACACCTAACTATGCTTTACTGCATGGAACCACCCTTAATCCAATGGTGGCTCCTTCCCAAACCACTCCTTATGTATTAACCGCCAGGTACAACAGCGGCTGCCCTAAACCGGTAAGTGATACAGTTATCGTTTCTGTTCATCCTAATCCTGTTGCTTTTGCGGGGCATGATACAGCCATTGTGGAAGGGCAGCCATTGCAACTATTTGCCTCAGGTGGCATTACTTACCAATGGTCGCCAGCTACTTATTTATCTGATCCATTTGTTTCCAGCCCATTGGTAAAAATGCCTTCAGAGCTAGATACCCTTAAGTATATGCTTAAGGTGACCGACGAAAATGGGTGCAGTGACTACGATGATATCACCATTTCAAAATTCCGAACAGGAGCCACCATTATTGTACCCACAGGATTTACTCCAAATGGAGATGGCAAAAATGATGTACTGCGTCCTGTACTTGCCGGTATCAAACAGCTAGATTTCTTCCGCATATACAACCGATGGGGGCAACTTTTATTTGAAACCCGCGAACACGGTAAAGGCTGGAATGGTACTATTAATGGTAAAGAACAAAATCCGGGCACTTATGTATTTGTAATACAAGCACAGGATTACCTGGGAAGGCCTGTCCAACAAAAAGGTACTATTGTTCTCATAAGGTAAGCAGCGTATTTACTTTTTTCCCTATCTACAATAAAATGTTAAGAACCTCCTCCTGCACAATAACAGGATGAGGTTTCGTACATTCACCCCCATAACCGCTAGTATTTCGAGCCCAATGAAAAAACTTCTATTCCTGCTTTTGATCATACTAACTGCAGCACCTTCTTTTGCAGGTCATATAGCCGGGGGCGAAATTTATTATACGAATCTTGGACCTGGTCAAACGCCTAATACAGATCGTTACAAGATAACGCTACGGTTGTTTCGGGAATGTTTCCCACCACAAGGAGGGCAGCCTACCGCCGATTTGCCAGTAGAGGTTTGGATGGCAGTATATAATCGTACTACGCCAGCCACACAATATGGTAGCACGCATATTGTTGGTATTGATGGTCCCAAACAGAAGTTACAAATGACTTCTCCAAACCCTTGTATCACCAATCCTCCAGTTGTATGTTACGAGGTGGGTACTTTTACTTTTACCGTAGACCTGCCAGTTACTCCCAATGGTTATACAATTTCTTTCCAAACCTGTTGCCGTACAAACGGTATTTCGAATATTGCCGGTTCAGGGGTTGGAGCAACCTATACTGCTGAGATACCACCTTCTGTGTTGCCCACTGATAAAAACAGCAGTGCGGTTTTCTCCTTAAAGGATACAACGCTTGTATGTAAGAACAGCAACTTCATGCTCGATTTTAGTGCAACGGATGCCGATGGAGATTCTTTGTCATATGCTTTTTGTAATGCTTATAACGGGGGTAATACTACCAATTCCGCCAATGTTACTCCGTCACTTCCTCCTTATGGAAGCATAACTTATAGTGCCGGTTTCTCTGGTTCTTCTCCTCTTGGAAGTCAGGTTACCATCAATCCTGCTACGGGTATGATCTCCGGAACATCTCCCGGTGCCGGATCGTATGTGGTGACGGTGTGTGTATCTGAGTGGCGCAATGGCAGGCTGATCTCCATTCATCGGAAAGATTTTACCCTTAAAATCGGGGACTGTACCCTGTCGGCGGCTGAACTGAAGCCAGATTATATTACCTGTGATGGGTATACGATGACGTTCCAAAATGAATCTACATCAGCAGGTAACAATTCCTACACATGGAATTTTGGTGATCCTGCCTCTGGCGCCAATAATGTAAGTAATCTGCCTACGCCTACACATACTTATTCAGATACCGGTATCTATACGCTTAAACTAAAAGTAGAAAATACAGTAGGATGCCGTGACTCAGCCACCGCACTTGTTCGTGTATATCCGGGTTTCTTTCCTGAGTTTGATGTGATTGGTAGCTGCTTCCAAACGCCTTTTCAATTTTTAGACAGAACAACTACTAATCATGGTGTTGTTAGCAGCTGGCGCTGGGATTTTGGAGATCTTTCTACCACTGCAGATACTTCCAGGTTAAGAAATCCAAATTACCAATACCCCAATTCGGGTCCTCGTACGGCCACGTTGATTGTTGGAAACAGCAAAGGCTGTATAGACACAATCACACGTCCTGTAGTAGTAAATGATATCCCGTTGCTTCAGTTGCCGTTCAAAGACACGCTTATTTGTAGTATCGATACACTTCCATTGATAGCTATAGGAAACGGTGATTTTTCGTGGACGCCAACTACAAATATGATCGGCAGCAATACTTCCAATCCATTGGTCTTTCCAAAAGATACAACCCGCTACATCGTTACGCTTAACGAGAATGGATGTATAAAGAAGGATACGATCATGGTTAATGTCCTTGATTTTATTACTGTAGAATTAGGGCCCGATACTGCTATCTGTCTTACTGATAGTTTGCGTTTCAATACAGTAAGTCATGCACTTGGGTATGTGTGGACACCCACAGACGGATTGAGCGATCCAGGTGTGAAGCATCCGATGGCTGCTCCGCTCACTACCACTAAATATCATGTGAAAGCTAATCTCGGTAAGTGTCCTCATGAAGATTCAATAACTGTTTATGTAGTTCCTTATCCACAAGCCAGTGTTGGTCCGGATGTAGAGATCTGCTATGGCGATCGGGTACCGCTAACTGCCAATATTGTCGGCTCTTCATTTACCTGGACACCTTCCAATTCTTTGATGAACCCCAACACGCTGACGCCTGTTGCAGGTCCTATGCAAACTACTTCTTACGTAATTGCTGCATACGATACCTTAGGGTGTCCAAAGCCATACAGGGATACGGTAGTAGTAACTGTTCGACCGCGGGTGCAGGCTTTTGCTGGGCGCGATACGGTTGTTGTTGCTAACCAGCCTTTGCAGCTAACAGCTACAGGAGGTGCTTCTTACCTATGGTCGCCTACAATTGGAATGAACAATCCTACCATTGCAAATCCCATTGTTACCTTGGGACCCAACATTGACTCAGTTCGATACTTGGTGCGTGTAACTACAACTGAAGGATGCTTTGAAGATGATGATGTAAAGGTGTATGTATTCAAAACGCCACCTGACATATTTGTTCCTTCTGCTTTTACACCTAACCGCGACGGTAAGAATGATATACTGCGACCAAAGCCGGTAGGTATCCGACTTTTCTACTACTTCAGAGTCTTCAATCGGTGGGGCCAATTGGTGTACAGCACCAGCGATATTGGTGCCGGCTGGGATGGAACATTAAATGGTAAAGACCAGGGATCCGGTACTTATGTGTATATGACAGAAGGAGTGGATTATACCGGGAAACCTGTATTCAGAAAAGGTACGGTTGTGCTTATTCGATAGTGTTTATTTCAAATATTTTTTAACTCCTTCCTGTTCTGAGGTAGGAGTTTTTTTATGGCCTGACATATCCATACAAACCAGCTAATTTTGCTGTAAAGCTTCTACTTTGACCATTTCAGAATTGTATGAAATATACCTGCAAAACCCGCAGGTACAAACAGACACACGGAAACTTCAGGCAAGGGATATTTTCTTTGCACTTTCAGGACCTAATTTCAACGGTAACCAATTTGCCTTACAGGCCTTAGAGCAAGGAGCCTCGTATGCTGTCACTAGCGAAGCAGTAGACCCGGGAAATGAGCGGGTGATAGTGGTGGACGATGTGCTGGAAACGCTTCAGCAGTTGGCTAAACATCATCGGCTGCAGTTTCCAATTCCTTTCATTGCCATCACGGGAAGTAATGGAAAAACCACCACTAAAGAGTTGGTACATACCGTGCTTGCCTCGCATTTTACAACCTATACTACAGAAGGTAACCTGAATAACCACATCGGTATTCCGCTTACGCTACTGCGCATAAAAAAAGATGCGCAATTGGCTGTGGTAGAAATGGGCGCGAACCACCAGCAAGAGATCGCTTCTTATTGCCAATATGTTTTACCTACGCACGGGATTATTACCAACTGCGGCAAAGCTCATTTAGAAGGATTTGGTGGAATAGAAGGTGTGAGAAAAGGTAAAGGGGAATTATTTGATTACTTACGTGCAAACGGTGGTGCGGCATTTATTTACAACGACTACGATTACCTGGTAGAGATGTCAGCAGGAATAGAAAACATCTATACTTATGGAACAATGGATGCTGCTGTAGTGGGGAGAGCCATGGAAGGCAATACATTCCTTGAAGTGCAGTTGCTGGATGAAGTTTCGCCTGCCATCATCACCACAAAACTGGTAGGTGATTATAATCTTCCAAATGTGCTATGTGCAGTGGCTGTTGCCAAAGCTTTTGAAGTACCCATGGAAAAAGTTGTTGCCTCTATTGCCGCATATGAACCTACCAACAGCCGGAGCCAGATGGTAAAGCGGGGCAGCAATCACATTATATTGGATGCTTATAATGCTAATCCATCAAGTTTGAAATTGGCTATAGAAAACCTGGCAGGCATAGCAGCTGATCATAAGATCCTGATGATTGGAGGTATGATGGAACTGGGAGAGGAGAGCGTGCAGGAGCACCAGGCTATCATCGACCAGGTGAAGCTGCACAATTGGGATAAGGTAGTGCTGGTAGGAGGAGATTTCGGAAAGATCATTCACCCTTATATATTTTTTAGTACCGCTACTGAAGCACGGGAATGGTTTCAACAACAAGATTTTCAAAACGCCTACATCCTTATCAAAGGCAGCAGGAGTATGAAAATGGAAACCATTTTGAAATGATGTATGATGTGAACCGGGTTCTAACATTTTGGTAAGGCAGGTGGCAGAGCTTTTGCGTCAAATTCTATTGGTAAAAATGATGGACTATGAATACACAAGCTAAAGAAACATTCAGTGATATCATTAATGGGTCAAAGCCGGTACTGGTTGATTTTTTTGCTGATTGGTGCGGGCCGTGCAAAATGATGAAGCCGATTTTAGATGAGCTACGCCAATTACTCGGCGACCAGGTACGGATACTAAAACTTGATGTAGATAAAAATCCTGCGGTAGCGCAAAACTTCCAGATTTCAGGTGTGCCAACACTTATTTTATTCAAAAAAGGGCAGCCGGTTTGGAGGCAAAGTGGAGTGGTGCAAGCGCGGCAACTAAAGACGATCATTGAGCAAAAGGCATTGTAAAAACAACTTTAAACACTAAAATGAGTGAAACCAAAAATAAGCCACTGTACCTATGGAGTGTGCTTACCAACAGGTGCCCGCGGTGCAGGCAAGGGAAATTGTTTGTAACAGAAAACCCTTACGACCTGAAGAAGAACACCGCCATGCATGAGAAGTGTCCCGAGTGCGGCCAGCCAACAGAAATAGAGGTGGGTTTTTACTATGGCACCAGTTACGTTAGCTATGCGCTCACAGTAGCTTTTAGCGGCTTTACTTTTGTGGCCTGGTGGGTGCTTATTGGTTTCTCATTGTACGACAACCGGATATTCTATTGGCTGGGTTTAAATGCATTTCTCTTGATCGTTTTGCAGCCGGTGTTCATGCGTTTGTCGCGCAGTATGTGGCTGAGTTGGTTTGTGAAGTATAACCCCAACTGGAAGCAAGAAAAAGTAAAAGACTATGAACGGATCGTTAAGGAGCAGATGAATAATTGGTAGAGTTATTCGTGGTTTAAAATGATATCAAACGGATCAGAATGATAAACGCCTTTTCTTGATCCAATACCAATAGTAAAACTTGCATCTATGGTTACCTGGTGAGAACCATCTCTTGTTTCTAGTATTCTAGGGATACTTGTATAAAAAACAGCTTTTTGTGGATCGTCCTGCATATCAGGATGTGTAACATAAACAGCTCCGGGAATAGTAACAGACATACCACCTGGCGCAGTAGCTGTAATGGCAAAACTTCCTGATAGTTTTTGCCTGTGAAAAATATCAGTATTTGTTTCTGATTTGATCTTGGTGCTGGTAAGGTTGATCACATCGTCCTGCTCTATCACATCTCCTGATTTCTTGCTTAGCCATGTTTTATTCAACTCCGCTTCAGAAATAATAGTGGCAGAAGCGGTACCATAAGCTGTATTCTGCGCCTGTGCAACTGTTATAGTTGCAAAAGCAAGAACCATACTTATGATCACTTTTATTATCATCGGTTAGTCGGTAGAAAACAGTTGTTTAATCAACTATTCGAAAATAGCACGAAGTGGCAGCACAGGATGTTTTAAATAGATATGGAGATAGCCCTATCAGACATTTTGCGGGATTTACGGTATCTGTTTGCGGGTTTCCACAAGAAGAAGAAGCAGATGTTCGTAAAGAGCGGTGTATTTGTGAAGGATTTGTATAAGTGATAATGCTTATTGAAGATTCGCAAAAGCGTCTTAAAGGCTTTTAAAATAAATTCTTGCTGTATATCCCACCACCTTATTTTTGCACCCTTCTCAACCAGAGATGTATGGAGAGTTGTCCGAGTGGTTGAAGGAGCACGCCTGGAAAGTGTGTATACTCGAAAGGGTATCGAGGGTTCGAATCCCTCACTCTCCGCAACAAAAAAAGCTCGCTTATTAGCGGGCTTTTTTTATTTCTACTGTTGTTATTTTCTTCCAGCGTTTTACGAAGTGCTTGCCGCATTGAAAATTATATCAGCATTTGCAGACGTGATTGCAGCGACTTCTTCCAGTGATACCTGTTTTACTTCAGCCAGTTTTTCCGCAATGATCTTTATATAACTGCTCTGGTTCCTTTTACCACGAAAAGGTACAGGGGTAAGAAAGGGAGCATCTGTTTCAAGAACAATATGATCAAGGGAAATATCTTTCAATACATCGGCAAGTCCAGCTTTCTTATACGTTAGTACTCCACCAATACCTAAGAGAAAATTCATTTCTATGACCTGTTGTGCAAACTCTTTGCTTTCGCCAAAGCAATGAAAGATGCCTTTCAATCCTCTTGCTGCAAATGGTTTTACTGCATCTATAGTTTCTTGCATGGCATTGCGTGTATGAATAACAATGGGCAACTTGTATTCCAGCGCCTTTTCCATCTGCCAGTTAAATGCCTCGTACTGCTGGGCTACAAATGTTTTATCCCAATAGAAGTCAAGCCCTGTTTCGCCAATGGCAACAAACTTTCTTTTTTGTAACCATTCATCTATAAGCTCCAGTTCTTGTTTGAAATTCTCTTTTACAGAGCAAGGATGAAGGCCAATCATAGGTATGCATACTCCAGGATATTTTACTTCCAGAGCCAGCATAGCATCCAGTACTGCGCTATCTATAGCAGGCAAATAGAACTG is a window encoding:
- a CDS encoding PKD domain-containing protein gives rise to the protein MKKLLFLLLIILTAAPSFAGHIAGGEIYYTNLGPGQTPNTDRYKITLRLFRECFPPQGGQPTADLPVEVWMAVYNRTTPATQYGSTHIVGIDGPKQKLQMTSPNPCITNPPVVCYEVGTFTFTVDLPVTPNGYTISFQTCCRTNGISNIAGSGVGATYTAEIPPSVLPTDKNSSAVFSLKDTTLVCKNSNFMLDFSATDADGDSLSYAFCNAYNGGNTTNSANVTPSLPPYGSITYSAGFSGSSPLGSQVTINPATGMISGTSPGAGSYVVTVCVSEWRNGRLISIHRKDFTLKIGDCTLSAAELKPDYITCDGYTMTFQNESTSAGNNSYTWNFGDPASGANNVSNLPTPTHTYSDTGIYTLKLKVENTVGCRDSATALVRVYPGFFPEFDVIGSCFQTPFQFLDRTTTNHGVVSSWRWDFGDLSTTADTSRLRNPNYQYPNSGPRTATLIVGNSKGCIDTITRPVVVNDIPLLQLPFKDTLICSIDTLPLIAIGNGDFSWTPTTNMIGSNTSNPLVFPKDTTRYIVTLNENGCIKKDTIMVNVLDFITVELGPDTAICLTDSLRFNTVSHALGYVWTPTDGLSDPGVKHPMAAPLTTTKYHVKANLGKCPHEDSITVYVVPYPQASVGPDVEICYGDRVPLTANIVGSSFTWTPSNSLMNPNTLTPVAGPMQTTSYVIAAYDTLGCPKPYRDTVVVTVRPRVQAFAGRDTVVVANQPLQLTATGGASYLWSPTIGMNNPTIANPIVTLGPNIDSVRYLVRVTTTEGCFEDDDVKVYVFKTPPDIFVPSAFTPNRDGKNDILRPKPVGIRLFYYFRVFNRWGQLVYSTSDIGAGWDGTLNGKDQGSGTYVYMTEGVDYTGKPVFRKGTVVLIR
- a CDS encoding UDP-N-acetylmuramoyl-tripeptide--D-alanyl-D-alanine ligase, with the protein product MTISELYEIYLQNPQVQTDTRKLQARDIFFALSGPNFNGNQFALQALEQGASYAVTSEAVDPGNERVIVVDDVLETLQQLAKHHRLQFPIPFIAITGSNGKTTTKELVHTVLASHFTTYTTEGNLNNHIGIPLTLLRIKKDAQLAVVEMGANHQQEIASYCQYVLPTHGIITNCGKAHLEGFGGIEGVRKGKGELFDYLRANGGAAFIYNDYDYLVEMSAGIENIYTYGTMDAAVVGRAMEGNTFLEVQLLDEVSPAIITTKLVGDYNLPNVLCAVAVAKAFEVPMEKVVASIAAYEPTNSRSQMVKRGSNHIILDAYNANPSSLKLAIENLAGIAADHKILMIGGMMELGEESVQEHQAIIDQVKLHNWDKVVLVGGDFGKIIHPYIFFSTATEAREWFQQQDFQNAYILIKGSRSMKMETILK
- the trxA gene encoding thioredoxin encodes the protein MNTQAKETFSDIINGSKPVLVDFFADWCGPCKMMKPILDELRQLLGDQVRILKLDVDKNPAVAQNFQISGVPTLILFKKGQPVWRQSGVVQARQLKTIIEQKAL
- a CDS encoding DUF983 domain-containing protein, with translation MSETKNKPLYLWSVLTNRCPRCRQGKLFVTENPYDLKKNTAMHEKCPECGQPTEIEVGFYYGTSYVSYALTVAFSGFTFVAWWVLIGFSLYDNRIFYWLGLNAFLLIVLQPVFMRLSRSMWLSWFVKYNPNWKQEKVKDYERIVKEQMNNW
- a CDS encoding TatD family hydrolase, with amino-acid sequence MRLVDTHTHLYLKEFENDIHQVIETARHEGVQQFYLPAIDSAVLDAMLALEVKYPGVCIPMIGLHPCSVKENFKQELELIDEWLQKRKFVAIGETGLDFYWDKTFVAQQYEAFNWQMEKALEYKLPIVIHTRNAMQETIDAVKPFAARGLKGIFHCFGESKEFAQQVIEMNFLLGIGGVLTYKKAGLADVLKDISLDHIVLETDAPFLTPVPFRGKRNQSSYIKIIAEKLAEVKQVSLEEVAAITSANADIIFNAASTS